The proteins below are encoded in one region of Amorphus orientalis:
- a CDS encoding methyl-accepting chemotaxis protein codes for MSNEKTGAAPGAHAPTKRKTLRTRVALVVFAAVAVGFMLTTALNYFNESSRKEADLVETHKQMTSLFAAQLSGAVRFGKAEAIDEAADKLIASEGSYADYVASVAADGAPITQVGQDATGIGLVVAERAVAEKQVVNLVDGVMHFTAAPVYFGADDAVIGSVVVAWDNSASWAALRNRSFLSIGEAIIIAIVVALLIDFAMRRWMSRPIAGVVAMMDRLASGDTDFEPEGTERNDEIGTMARSVAVFRENAIERRRLAEAQEIEQREREARQQRTDALIAGFREEIRGLLGQIGTNMSQMQSTASELMGIADTASDGASGAAAASQSASDNVQNVASASEELAASIGEIGRQVADTNDVVARASEGTRSTNEKISGLAESAQKIGEVVELISDIAAQTNLLALNATIEAARAGEHGKGFAIVAAEVKTLASQTAKATEEISAQIAAVQTSTNDSVAAIQSISDIMEEVIRCTAAIAAAVGQQGQATADISRNVAEAASGTRDAAERISGVTAVAAQTTEAAAAVETTSSGVASQTDELRSVVDRFLADVA; via the coding sequence ATGTCGAACGAGAAGACTGGGGCTGCGCCGGGCGCGCATGCCCCCACAAAGAGGAAGACGCTTCGCACCCGCGTGGCGCTGGTGGTGTTTGCGGCCGTGGCCGTCGGCTTCATGCTGACGACGGCGCTCAACTATTTCAACGAGTCCAGCCGCAAGGAGGCCGACCTCGTTGAGACGCACAAGCAGATGACGTCCCTGTTCGCCGCCCAGCTTTCCGGCGCCGTGCGGTTCGGCAAGGCGGAGGCAATCGACGAAGCCGCCGACAAGCTGATCGCCAGTGAAGGAAGCTATGCGGACTATGTCGCGTCCGTCGCCGCGGATGGCGCGCCCATCACGCAAGTCGGCCAGGATGCGACCGGAATTGGGCTCGTGGTCGCCGAGCGGGCTGTTGCCGAGAAACAGGTGGTCAATCTCGTCGACGGCGTCATGCATTTCACGGCTGCCCCGGTGTATTTCGGGGCGGACGATGCCGTGATCGGCAGCGTTGTCGTCGCCTGGGACAACAGCGCTTCGTGGGCTGCGCTCCGAAACCGGTCGTTCCTCAGCATCGGCGAGGCGATCATCATCGCCATCGTCGTGGCGCTTCTGATCGACTTCGCCATGCGGCGTTGGATGAGCCGTCCGATCGCAGGCGTCGTCGCCATGATGGATCGGCTCGCCTCGGGTGACACCGACTTCGAACCGGAGGGAACCGAGCGGAACGACGAGATCGGCACGATGGCCCGATCCGTGGCCGTGTTCCGCGAGAACGCGATCGAACGGCGTCGGCTCGCCGAGGCCCAGGAGATCGAGCAGCGCGAGCGCGAGGCCCGTCAGCAGCGGACAGATGCCCTGATCGCCGGCTTCCGCGAGGAAATCCGGGGCCTGCTGGGCCAGATCGGCACCAACATGAGCCAGATGCAGTCGACCGCGTCGGAGCTGATGGGCATTGCCGATACCGCCAGTGACGGGGCGTCCGGGGCGGCGGCCGCCTCCCAGTCCGCCTCCGACAACGTCCAGAACGTCGCCAGCGCGTCGGAAGAGCTTGCGGCTTCGATCGGCGAGATCGGGCGGCAGGTCGCCGACACCAACGACGTGGTGGCGCGTGCCTCGGAAGGCACCCGCAGCACCAACGAGAAGATCTCCGGGCTCGCGGAATCCGCCCAGAAGATCGGTGAGGTGGTGGAACTCATCTCCGACATCGCCGCCCAGACCAACCTCCTGGCGCTGAATGCGACCATCGAGGCGGCCCGGGCCGGCGAACACGGGAAGGGCTTCGCGATCGTCGCCGCCGAGGTGAAGACGCTGGCCAGCCAGACCGCCAAGGCGACCGAGGAGATCAGTGCCCAGATCGCCGCGGTCCAGACCTCCACCAATGACTCCGTCGCCGCGATCCAGTCGATCAGCGACATCATGGAGGAGGTGATCCGCTGCACCGCTGCCATCGCGGCCGCAGTGGGACAGCAGGGTCAGGCGACGGCCGACATCTCGCGCAACGTGGCGGAAGCAGCCTCGGGCACCCGGGACGCCGCCGAGCGGATTTCCGGGGTGACGGCGGTTGCCGCCCAGACCACGGAAGCGGCCGCCGCCGTGGAAACGACGTCCAGCGGCGTCGCATCGCAGACGGACGAACTGCGGAGCGTCGTTGACCGTTTTCTTGCCGACGTTGCCTAA
- a CDS encoding cache domain-containing protein has protein sequence MKRSLLAGACALALLVSPVAANEFEAPLKELANSEIIAIAAAPEVIAAVKAQNAETAGYDQATIDAADATWREEVSASSSPMIDAVLARPASSFLAAKKDGSSGLYTEIFVMDAKGLNVAQSDVTSDYWQGDEAKWQETYGKGADSLHLSDVELDESSQTYQSQVSVPVVDENGDVIGALTVGVNVEYLMM, from the coding sequence ATGAAACGCTCATTGCTTGCCGGCGCCTGTGCTCTGGCCCTCCTCGTGTCGCCTGTTGCAGCGAACGAATTCGAGGCTCCGCTCAAGGAACTGGCCAATTCGGAAATCATCGCGATCGCCGCGGCCCCGGAAGTCATCGCCGCCGTGAAGGCTCAGAATGCAGAGACTGCCGGCTATGATCAGGCGACCATCGACGCCGCCGACGCCACGTGGCGGGAAGAGGTTTCCGCGAGTTCGAGCCCGATGATCGACGCGGTTCTCGCCCGCCCGGCCTCCTCGTTCCTCGCGGCCAAGAAGGACGGGTCGTCGGGCCTCTACACCGAGATCTTCGTCATGGACGCCAAGGGCCTGAACGTGGCTCAGAGCGACGTCACCTCCGACTACTGGCAGGGCGACGAGGCGAAGTGGCAGGAGACCTACGGCAAGGGTGCGGATTCCCTGCACCTGTCCGACGTCGAGCTCGACGAGTCCTCCCAGACCTACCAGAGCCAGGTCTCCGTACCGGTCGTCGACGAGAACGGCGACGTCATCGGCGCGCTCACCGTGGGCGTGAACGTCGAATATCTGATGATGTAG